From Cyclopterus lumpus isolate fCycLum1 chromosome 4, fCycLum1.pri, whole genome shotgun sequence, a single genomic window includes:
- the acsbg2 gene encoding long-chain-fatty-acid--CoA ligase ACSBG2 — translation MQLTLCEPNAMSEAVVMEPPRAGGLRESSYGAGDSAASLDDCIVDTANESSEEESAGEREEEIGAHDEATEVPAEQTSNTQTVNTRRPNSLPVPAAGGCGLWTSQGDAEVNLRMGDSGLAAETPLTINQMFTLAVERFADYTALSWKEGEQQKSLNYREYYQTCRTAAKSFLKLGLQRYHGVGILGFNSSEWFISDIAAVLAGGFAVGIYTTNSPEACQYVADNSKANIIVVENHKQLQKILQVEDKLPHLKAIIQYKDALKEKRPNLYSWAEFMELGRDEPDAPLDAIISSQKPNQCCTLIYTSGTTGQPKGVMLSHDNITWTALATSRHVGLTDATHTQELVVSYLPLSHIAAQMVDIWVTMRVGGATYFAQPDALKGSLVNTLKEVRPTAFMGVPRVWEKMQEKMKSVGAKSSTVRRKLAAWAKDVGLQTNLTKMNQSGTAGRTPLSYQLAKKLVFKKVRKALGLDRCNKCYTGAAPITKDTLEFFLSLDIPLYELYGMSESTGPHTISIPEAFKLTSCGKEIPGCKTKLHNPDEGGNGEICFWGRHVFMGYINMPEKTEEALDAEGWLHSGDLGKHDQNGFLFITGRIKELIITAGGENIPPVPIEDAVKEAVPLISNAMLIGDKRKFLSMLLTIKCQLNTESGDPEDELTPEAIELCRKLGSNATRVSEIAGGQDRVIHAAVQEGINRVNKEASSNAQRIQKWIILDRDFSLTGGELGPTMKLKRPVVAKMYKEQIENFYKELATPTTPDNTPPPK, via the exons ATGCAAT tgaCCTTGTGTGAGCCCAATGCCATGTCCGAAGCCGTGGTGATGGAGCCTCCCAGAGCAGGTGGTTTACGGGAGTCATCCTACGGGGCTGGAGACAGCGCAGCCTCCCTTGATGACTGCATTGTGGATACGGCAAA TGAGTCTTCAGAGGAGGAGTCCgcaggggaaagggaggaggagattgGTGCACATGATGAGGCTACAGAGGTCCCTGCTGAACagacctcaaacacacaaacag TAAACACCCGGCGTCCAAACTCCCTTCCGGTTCCGGCAGCAGGAGGGTGCGGCCTGTGGACGTCACAGGGTGACGCAGAGGTGAACCTGAGGATGGGGGACTCTGGCCTGGCTGCTGAGACCCCTCTGACCATCAACCAGATGTTCACCTTAGCTGTGGAGCGCTTCGCCGACTACACAGCTCTGAGCTGGAAGGAGGGCGAGCAGCAGAAGAGCCTGAACTACAGAGAATATTACCAGACATGCCGCACCGCTGCCAAGAGTTTCCTGAAG CTTGGTTTGCAGCGCTACCACGGTGTCGGCATCCTGGGCTTCAACTCGTCTGAGTGGTTCATCTCTGACATTGCAGCTGTTTTGGCAGG TGGGTTTGCTGTTGGCATCTACACCACCAACTCTCCTGAGGCATGCCAGTACGTAGCAGACAACAGCAAGGCCAATATCATTGTGGTGGAGAATCACAAACAGCTGCAGAAGATCCTTCAG GTTGAAGACAAGCTGCCGCACTTGAAAGCCATTATCCAGTACAAAGATGCACTTAAAGAGAAAAGACCAAATCTGTACTCA TGGGCGGAGTTCATGGAGCTTGGACGCGATGAGCCCGATGCACCCCTCGATGCGATCATCTCCAGCCAGAAGCCCAACCAGTGCTGCACGCTCATCTACACCTCAGGGACCACAGGCCAGCCCAAAGGAGTCATGCTCAGCCATGATAAT ATAACATGGACCGCGCTCGCTACCAGCCGCCATGTGGGCCTGACAGATGCCACTCACACTCAGGAGTTGGTGGTCAGCTACCTGCCGCTCAGCCACATTGCGGCCCAGATGGTAGACATCTGGGTAACCATGAGGGTCGGAGGGGCGACCTACTTTGCCCAGCCAGATGCACTGAAG GGCTCTCTGGTGAACACGTTGAAGGAAGTGCGTCCCACGGCCTTCATGGGCGTCCCACGTGTCTGGGAGAAAATGCAGGAGAAGATGAAGTCCGTCGGAGCCAAGTCTTCAACTGTGCGCAGGAAACTGGCTGCCTGGGCCAAAGATGTTGGCCTGCAGACTAATCTGACCAAAATGAATCA AAGCGGCACAGCTGGCCGCACGCCGCTCAGCTATCAATTAGCCAAAAAGCTGGTGTTCAAAAAGGTGCGGAAGGCTCTGGGCCTGGACCGCTGCAACAAGTGCTACACCGGGGCCGCTCCCATAACCAAAGACACCCTGGAGTTCTTCCTCAGCTTAGATATCCCTCTGTACGAGCTGTACGGCATGAGCGAGAGCACTGGACCTCACACAATCTCCATCCCCGAAGCCTTCAAGCTCACCAG TTGTGGTAAAGAGATCCCAGGGTGCAAGACGAAGCTGCACAACCCGGACGAGGGGGGAAACGGTGAGATCTGCTTCTGGGGCCGCCACGTCTTCATGGGTTACATCAACATGCCCGAGAAGACGGAGGAGGCTCTCGACGCAGAGGGTTGGCTGCACTCCGGGGACCTGGGCAAACACGACCAGAACGGATTCCTCTTCATCACCGGAAGAATTAAAG AGCTGATCATCACGGCAGGAGGAGAGAACATCCCTCCTGTCCCTATCGAGGATGCTGTGAAGGAGGCCGTGCCGCTGATTAGTAACGCCATGCTGATcggagacaagaggaagtttCTATCTATGCTGCTCACCATTAAG TGCCAGCTAAACACAGAGTCAGGAGACCCAGAGGACGAGTTGACACCAGAAGCTATCGAGCTCTGCAGGAAGTTGGGCAGCAACGCCACACGAGTCTCTGAGATCGCAGGCGGCCAGGATCGAGTGATCCACGCCGCCGTCCAGGAGGGAATCAACAGAGTCAACAAGGAGGCATCCTCCAACGCGCAGCGCATCCAGAAGTGGATCATTCTGGATCGTGATTTCTCcctgacaggaggagagctgg GCCCTACCATGAAGCTGAAAAGGCCGGTGGTGGCGAAGATGTACAAGGAGCAGATTGAGAACTTTTATAAGGAGTTGGCGACTCCAACGACCCCCGACAACACGCCGCCTCCCAAATAG